One window from the genome of Commensalibacter oyaizuii encodes:
- a CDS encoding TerC family protein, giving the protein MEFLLDFSVWAGLITLIILEIVLGIDNLVFIAIIADKLPPAQRDKARIVGLTLAMIIRLGLLSIISWIVTLTTPIVKYGSFHLSIRDLILIVGGFFLLFKATVELHERLEGITEEEKGNQGYAKFWIVIFQIVILDAIFSLDSVITAVGMVNDLPIMISAVIISMIIMIAASKHLTNFVNAHPTVVVLCLSFLMMIGFGLIAEGIGFHIPKGYMYAAIAFSLLIEFFNQVAQRNFIKHQSRRPMRERASEAIMRLIGQGHQNKASLQDDSVVYQEGFAEEERYMINGVLTLASRSLRSIMTPRLEVSWVDCEQSPDTIKKQILNTPHNLFPVCRGELDRVIGVVRAKDLLMVLNNNEDVAAFAEKSPPIVIPDMIDVINLLPILKKSKGRLIVITNEFDTVQGIVTPLDVLEAIAGEFPDEDETSKIIREENSWLVKGTADIHSVMITINEDAFFDHDEQYVSLAGFIFAHHKKIAMVGDVITIKNLRFEIVEIKDHRIDLVRITKVEPQDEE; this is encoded by the coding sequence ATGGAATTTTTGTTAGATTTTTCAGTTTGGGCTGGTTTAATTACCCTGATTATTTTAGAAATTGTCCTTGGCATTGATAACCTCGTATTTATCGCCATTATTGCAGATAAACTGCCCCCTGCACAAAGGGATAAAGCACGCATTGTTGGGCTGACTTTGGCGATGATAATCCGTCTTGGATTATTGTCTATTATTTCGTGGATTGTTACTTTAACAACGCCCATAGTAAAATATGGATCATTTCATTTATCTATTCGGGATTTAATTCTTATTGTTGGAGGTTTTTTCCTTTTATTTAAGGCAACTGTGGAATTACATGAACGTTTAGAAGGAATAACTGAGGAAGAAAAAGGCAATCAGGGATACGCTAAATTTTGGATTGTTATTTTTCAGATCGTTATTTTAGACGCTATTTTTTCACTAGATTCTGTCATTACTGCTGTGGGCATGGTTAATGATTTGCCCATTATGATATCAGCGGTCATTATTTCAATGATTATTATGATTGCGGCATCAAAACATTTAACAAATTTCGTTAATGCCCACCCAACAGTGGTGGTATTATGTTTAAGTTTCTTGATGATGATTGGATTTGGCTTGATTGCTGAGGGAATAGGATTTCATATTCCAAAGGGATATATGTATGCTGCAATTGCCTTTTCTTTACTTATTGAATTCTTTAACCAAGTGGCACAACGAAATTTTATTAAACATCAGTCCAGACGCCCCATGCGTGAGAGAGCTTCTGAAGCGATTATGCGATTAATTGGTCAAGGTCATCAAAATAAAGCCTCGTTGCAGGATGATAGCGTTGTATATCAGGAAGGGTTTGCAGAAGAAGAACGATATATGATTAATGGCGTGCTGACATTGGCATCGCGTTCTTTGCGCAGTATTATGACTCCCCGTTTAGAAGTCTCATGGGTCGATTGTGAGCAATCACCCGATACTATAAAAAAACAAATTTTAAATACTCCTCATAATCTTTTTCCAGTGTGTAGAGGAGAGTTGGATAGAGTCATTGGGGTGGTTCGTGCCAAAGATTTATTAATGGTTTTAAATAATAATGAAGATGTTGCTGCTTTTGCAGAAAAAAGCCCACCAATTGTCATTCCCGATATGATTGATGTTATTAATTTATTGCCCATTTTAAAAAAATCAAAAGGCAGATTAATCGTTATCACAAATGAATTTGATACCGTGCAAGGTATTGTTACTCCTCTAGATGTTTTAGAAGCAATTGCAGGTGAATTTCCTGACGAAGATGAAACTTCCAAAATTATTCGGGAAGAAAACAGCTGGTTGGTCAAAGGAACCGCTGATATCCATTCTGTAATGATTACGATCAATGAAGATGCTTTTTTTGATCATGACGAACAATATGTTTCTTTGGCAGGTTTTATATTTGCCCATCATAAGAAAATCGCAATGGTGGGGGATGTAATCACGATTAAAAACCTAAGATTTGAAATTGTTGAAATAAAAGATCACAGAATTGATCTAGTACGTATTACTAAGGTAGAGCCTCAAGACGAGGAATAA